Genomic window (Flavobacterium oreochromis):
AACAAAAAATAAAACACTTGCTTAAAAAGCCTAAAATATCAGAAAACAGTGCTTTTCAAGAAAAATCAGAAAAAAATAAGAAAGTAAACTTAGGTGGGCCTGGAAAAAGAAAACCTCGTAAAACAGCTCCTAGAAATCGAGCTGTTGAGCGAAAACGCAGAAAAACGAAAGAAAAAATAATTAAACTTAAAGAATGGAAGAGGCTGTCCTAAAAGTAAAAAACCAACACATAGTTTATCACTCCAACGTAAAGAGGAGTCTTATAATCAATACTATGTAATTTCTCCCTTTGGTCGAAATGAACAAGATTGCGGACTTTTTGGACAGCCTCTTTTTATTTAAAAAAAGGGTTCAACATATTTACTTTCTAACTCTATAATGGTTTAACATTTCTAATAACTCCTCTTTTTCAAAAGGTTTTACTAATACATCATTCATTCCTGCATTTTTACATTTATCAAAAATCTCAAATTTATCAAAAGCTGTTAAAGCTATGATAGGAGTAGTAATATTTAAATTTCTAATTTGTGTAGCTGCTTCATATCCGTCATAAATTGGCATGTTAATATCTAAAAGAATAATATCAAAGATTTCTTTTTTACATGCTTCTATTGTTTCTAATCCATTATTAGCAATTACAACTTGATATCCAAAAGATTGTAATATTTTTTCTGTTACTATTTGATTAATCTTATTATCTTCAGCTAAAAGTATTTTAAAGTCACTATCTCCCTCTTTATCTACAAACAAATTAGGTAAAAAAACTTGATTATCTATTTCAAAATTTAATTGAAAAATCACTTTTGTCCCTTTTCCTTCTTCACTTTCTAAAGAAATACTCCCTCCAAACAGTGCTACTAATTTTTTCACAATAGGAAGTCCTAAACCTGTACCTTGATAGTCTTCTTCTCGACGTTCTATTTGAACAAATTCTTCAAAAATACGTTCTTGATTTTCTTTAGCTATCCCTATCCCTGTATCTTTTACAATAAATTCTAGACACAATTGACTATCTATTTCATTAATTAATCTAACTTTTACATCTACTGTTCCTTTTTCTGTAAACTTAAGAGCATTACTTATCAAATTCATTAATATTTGAGAAAGTCTAAGACCATCTCCTATAATTCTTTCGGGTATATTGTAATCAATATCTAAATTTATTTCATTTTTTGTATTAACACACTGCATATAAAAGCTATTTTTTATAGCTTCTAATTTATCCCAGAGGCTAAAACTACTTTTTTCTAAAATAATTTTCTTTTCGGTTATTTTATAAATTTGTAAAACGTCATTTACTAAAGATAATAGGTATTGAGCTGAAAACTTTAAAGATTCTAAATACTTACTATTTCTTATTTCTGGGTATTCATCTGCTAATAAATCAGAAATACCTATAACACCATATAAAGGGGTTCTTAATTCATGTGTAATAGTTGAGACAAATTGTGATTTTATTCGGGTAGATTCTTCTGCTTTATCTCTAGCTTTTTCTAATTCATTATTAATCCTTTGTAAACGTATAAAACTTTTGCGTCTACTACGATTATTTTTAAACAATACGTAGACTAAAACAATTAAAAATCCCACGATAATCATAAACAGAACAATAATTACGTAGGTTTTTTTAAGACTCAGTTCTTTTTCTTCTTTTTCCTTTTGAATATAACTTATATGCCCTTCATACTCTTTTATTTTAATAGCATCTTCATAGTTTTTAACTGATTCTGATCGCGTTTGACTATAAACTTTCTTATTATATTCAGAACTTAATTTTTGGTATTTTAAAGCTTTTTTATAGTCCGTAAATTTTTCAAAATGCACAGCATAATCACTATAAACTTCTGCCAAATAACTATCTAATATATCTTCTTTTTGAGTTACCCCGCATTGAATTGATTTTTCAAAAAAATACTCTGCTTTGCGTTTTTGGTTTTTATAGCTATAATAACGAGCCCATAAAACATTATAGGTTAATCTAGCTTCAATTTCTTTATGATATTTCATATTTAAAGCAGCCTTTTTAAAAAGGGAATTGCTTCTTCATAGTAACCTTCATCAACATAAGCTCCTGCTATATTAAGGGAGTTATAAGTCGTTTGAATTGGTTTTTTAATTTTTTCTGTGTAAACTAAGCCTTTTTGTAATAATCAATTCCCTTTTCAAAATCATTTTCATAATAAGAGTAAAGTGCTCCTAAATTATTGTATACTAAATTCTTAAGAGTATCATCTTCCGTTAGATTAGCATAATATAATGATTTAAAAAAATAATTCTTAGCCTTTTCTTTATCTGCAAATTCAACAAAATTACAACCTAAAACCATATAAGCTTTAGACTTTAAGGAATTATTATTTAACTGAAATGATTCTAATAATCCTTCTTGAGCTAATTTCATAGACTCTTTTGTATTCAATTCTTTGAGAGCCTGTTTTGATTTTTGGAGTTTTAACTCAGTCTTTTTACAGCATCTACTTGTTGTGCAGAAGCATCATTAATCCCTATAATAAAACTGAATATAATTATAAAAAAACGATACATCTTCTGACCATTTGATTTTTAAAGGAAGGAAATTAATCAAAAATAGTTTATTTTTGACAATTAAAACTGTTTTAAATTAATTTTAATGAATTAACCCCAAATGTACCAACAACTATCTAAATTCGCGCAAAAATTTATAAAACCTCATATTTTCTTAAAATATGGTTTTAATTTATCTCCTATGTACAGACGAAGCACAGCTCGAATAACCCATATTTCAAATGATTTAAAAAATATATATGTAAAAATTCCTCATAATTACAAAAACAAAAATTATGTTGGCTCTATTTTTGGGGGTAGCCTTTTTCTGCCGTTGATCCTATTCCTATGACTCAATTAATGTACCTTTTAGAAGACAATTATATTGTATGGGATAAAACAGCTTTTATCCGTTTCAAAAAAACCTGCAAGAGAAAACGTTTATGCTACTTTTCATTTTAGTAATGAAGAGATAAATGAAATTATTGAAAAGGTAAAAACAGATAAAGAAATAGAACATACTAAAGTAACACATATCACGAATAAAACAGGAGAAATCATATTTTGTGAAATTACAAAAACTATCTATATAGCAGAGAAAGAATTTTATAAAGAAAAATTAAAGAAAAGGGCTTTTTCTTCTTAAATTTTAATGTGTATTTAATAATTATTTTAATAAATCTATTAACATCCTAATCTATTCTAAGATTCAATCTAAAAATGTATCTTTGACAAACTCAAAATATAAATGCAATTTAAACATCCTGAAATCCTATATTGTCTTTTTTTACTGATCATTCCAGTAATTGTGCATTTATTTCAATTACGCAAGTTTAAAAAGAATACTTCACAAATGTTCGTTTTCTAAAAGAATTAATTATTCAAACACGCAAAAGTTCAAAAATCAAAAAATTTTTATTACTAGCTACAAGACTTTTACTAATAACTAGTTTGGTCATTGCATTTGCTCAACCTTTTTTTAAAGCATTAGACCAAACAGGTAAAAATAATGAGCTTGTTATACTATTAGACAATTCTTTTAGTATGCAAGCAAAAGGTACAAAAGGAGAATTACTAAAACGAACCGTACAAGATTTATTAAAAAACGTGCCTGAGGAAATGAACTTTTCTTTGTTAACAAATGATACTGATTTTTGGAACACTAATATAAAAGCAATTGCTAAAGATCTTCAGAATCTAAATTACAGTCCAGTTCCTTTTTCACTTGAACATAGTTTGGCTAAATCTAAATCACACAATAATAACACAGGGAAAGATATTTTAATTATCACAGATGCTTTTGGTTTAAAAACAAAATCTTTAGCAAAATTACCTGCAAATAACAAAACTTATTTTTTAATACCTGAAGCTGAAAAAACAACAAATGCAGCTATTGACAGTGTTTTCATAAATCAAACATTTGATAATTTCTATGAAATTGGGGCATTAGTTTCTTCTAACTTTCAAGAAGCAAAATCAATTCCTGTTTCACTATATAACCAAAATACTTTAATTGCCAAGGCCATTATGCCTCTAAATAAAAATAAACAAACCTTATTATTTACAATCCCAAAAGAAACATTTAACGGTTACATTTCATTAAATGACAATAGTTTAACTTTTGACAACACATTTTACTTTAACTTTTCAAAACCTAAAACTATAAAAGTTCTCAGTATAGGAGATAGTCAAAAATCTAATTTTCTTACTCGAATTTACACACAACCTGAATTTGTTTTTTCAAATATTGCGGTAAGTCAATTAGATTATCGAAATATAGAAAATCAAGACTGTATTATTTTAAATGAATTAGACCACATCCCTTTGGCTATGCCCACTAACATGAAAAAGTTCGTAGAAAAAGGAGGAAGTTTAGTCATTATACCATCTGAAAAAATAGAATCTTCTAATTTAAATGCTTTTTTAAAAAATTTTACAACCATTGAATTTGGCAATTTACAAAAGCGAGAAAAGAAAATCAGCAAAATCGACTTTTCAAATCCTTTATATGCTGATGTATTTGAAAAAAGAACAAATAATTTTCAATATCCAAGTGTAAAACAATCTTTTGAGATAAAAAATAGTACATCTCAAGCGCTTACATATGAAGATCAATCTTCTTTCTTAAACACATTATATAAAAATACAGGTGTCTTATATATTTTCTCTGCTCCTTTAAATAAAGAAAATACTAATTTTCAAAATGCCCCTTTAATTGTTCCTACTTTTTACAAAATGGGTGTTTCTACTAGTAAAAATGGAATACAATATCAAACCATTGGACAAAATAAACCCAGTATAATAGATGTACTACTAAACAAAGATAAAGTCGTTTCTATTACAAACAAAGAAGAAAATTTTATTCCTATCCAACAAATTTTAGATAATAAACTAAAATTTAGTTGTGGCGATAATCCTAAAAAAGCAGGTAATTATCAAATTACCCAAAATCAAAAAGCTCTTTATCCTATTAGTTTTAACTACGATCGTAAAGAAAGTCAGTTAACAACTCCCCCTAATAAAAACAATATAAATACTATCAATAGCTTAAATAATTTTTTTGAAACTCTTCAGATTGAACGTACTGACCAACAAATCTGGAAATGGTTTCTTATTTTAGCCTTATTATTTTTGATCATCGAATTGCTCATTCAAAAATTTGTAAAATGAACTTAATTATCCGTAACGCTCGAATTATTGAAAAAAATCACCCTCTAAACAAAGAAATTACTGATATTCAAATTAGTAATGGAAAAATAGAAAAGATAGGAAAAAACCTCCCTATTCCGAATGATTATGAAGAAATTACGTTCCCTGACTTACATATTTCAAAAGGCTGGATAGATACAAGTGTTTCTTTAGGAGAGCCTGGCTTTGAAGATCGAGAAACAATTAGCAATGGATTACGAGTAGCTAGTAAATCAGGTTTTACTGCTATTTTACTACAACCTAATTCTGCTCCTATTTTAGATAATCAAGCCCAAATCTATTTTGTAAAAGAAAAAGCAAGTCAGAGTGCTACAAATATATACCCCATTGGAGCACTTACTAAAAACAGCAACGGAAATGACTTGGCAGAACTTGTAGACATGAAAAATACAGGAGCTATTGCTTTTGGTGATTACAATAAAAATTTAGACAATGCTAACATCCTAAAAATAGCCCTTCAATACACACAAGATTTTGATGGAAAAGTTATTACCTATTCTATGGATAGTAACATAAAAGGAAAAGGAATTGTAAACGAAGGTATAATCTCTACCCAACTAGGTTTAAAAGGAATTCCTTCTCTAGCAGAAGAATTAATTATAGCTCGTAATTTATATATTTTAGAATATACAGGAGGAAAACTCCATATACCAACCCTTTCAACAGCTTATTCTGTCGAATTGATAAGACAAGCAAAAACGAAAGGGTTACAAGTAAGTTGCAGTGTATCTGTTCATCATTTAATATTAAATGACGAAATACTAACAAGTTTTGATTCTAATTACCGAGTAACACCTCCTATACGAACAGAAAAAGATCGTAAAGCCCTTATTGAAGGTATTCTAGACAATACTATTGATTGCATTACAAGTGATCACAACCCTATAGATATTGAAAACAAAAACTTAGAGTTTGACTTAGCTAAAAATGGAACAATAGGATTAGAAAGCTGCTACAGTGCTTTAGAAACCATTTTTCCAACGGAAGTGATAGTAGAAAAATTAACATCGGGGCGAAAAGTTTTTAAAATAGAAGAATCAAGCATAAAAGAAGGAGAAATAGCCAATCTAACACTTTTCAGTCCTAATAAAAACTGGATTTTCCTAAAAGAAAATATTCTATCTAAATCTAAAAACTCCGCCTTTATAAACCAGCCTATGAAAGGAAAAGTAATTGGAATTATTAACAACAACCAATTTATTAAAAACGAATAATGAATACAGACTCAAACGATATTAAAAAAGGAAAAAATACAGCTATAATAAGTTATATACTAATAGTTGGACCGCTTATTGGATTATCAATGAATAGCGGAGAAGATAAAACTCAATTTGGTTCTTTTCATGTAAGACAAGGCTTAGGCTTAACAGTCACTTTTATAGCATTAGGACTGATGCTATCAAATTTTAGTATTCCAATGGCAACAATAAGTATGTGGGTTTTCATCTCGTTATTAAGCTTTTATGGTTTATACACTGCAAGCAAAGGAGAATCTCGCCCATTACCTTTATTAGGAACTTTATTTCAAAAAATTTTTAAAACTATCTAATGAACCTATCTTTATACCATCTCGTTAAGGAACCCAAAGTTAAAAAAAACAAAAACCCTTTGCTCTTACTATTACATGGATATGGAAGCAATGAAGAAGATTTATTTTCATTTGCTTCTGAACTTCCAGATCACTATTACGTAATATCTGCTCGTGCTCCTTATCATTTAATGCCTAATGCTTATGCCTGGTATGCTATTAATTTTGATGCAGATGAAAACAAGTTTTCAGATTTAGATCAAGCTCGTAGTTCAAGAGAATTAATAAGTAACTTTATTGATGAATTAATAGCCAATTACCCTATAGATTCTAATAAGGTAACACTAATTGGTTTTAGTCAAGGATGTATTTTAAGTTATGCTACTGCGTTATCATACCCTAACAAAATCCAGCGAATAGTTGGCATAAGTGGTTATTTTAATCAAGAAATTGCAATAGAAGATTATGATCAGAATATCTTTAACAATTTACAAATATTTGCTTCACATGGTAATGTAGACCAAGTTGTTCCTGTAGAATGGGCACGCAAAGCACAACCTATACTAAACAATTTGGGAATTAAAAATGTTTACAAAGAATACCCTGTAGGTCATGGAGTATCACCTCAGAATTTTTATGATTTCAAAAATTGGCTATTAGAAACTGAATAAAAATAAAAAAGAGGCTATCCATTTTTCTTAGGAAGCCTCTTTTTATTCTAATGATAGCTTATTATTTTCTTCTTCTATCTTCTTTATCTAAATGGTTTGGAATACCATTATGATTATCATCTCCTATTGCTTCATCCTTTGTAAATATCCCATCATTATCATCATCACGATCTAGATAGTTAGGGTATCCATCTCCATCTGTGTCTAACTTCAAATTAATCCAAGGAGCATTTAAATTTAACATATCAAAACTGTATTCTTCCTGAAGAGTAGTAAAACCATCAAAATCATGATCTTTTCTTTTCATTGAAATTAACTTAACATTAAAAATTAAAGGAGAATAAGCAGGTATATTAGCCTGTGAATTAGCATAGTATCCTAACCCTGATGGTAAAAACAATACTGCAGCTCCAAAATCTTTAAAACTTTGAACGTTAGTAACAGGATCAACAGTAATAGTTCCTGGAGTCATTAAGGATAGCATTCTTGTCCAACCTACTATTACCTTATCTAAATCTAAACGAACTGGATTTTGCGCCTGATCAAATGATTGGTATTTATTAAAAGAGATTTTTTCTTGATCAAAACCTGTTTTTTCATTTAACAACATACCTTGGTAGGTTACTAAAACAGAATCTACAGGACAAGGTGTTCTTGCTAGTTCAGGCTTTAATTCTTCACCTCCATTATGATTGATATAGTACACTTTAAAATCATAATCATTGTAACGTACAATTTTAAATTTAGGAGCGTACTGATCTTTTATAGAAGCTAAATTTGCTTTAGAACCTGTTCTCTTTACAAATTCAATGT
Coding sequences:
- a CDS encoding alpha/beta hydrolase, with the translated sequence MNLSLYHLVKEPKVKKNKNPLLLLLHGYGSNEEDLFSFASELPDHYYVISARAPYHLMPNAYAWYAINFDADENKFSDLDQARSSRELISNFIDELIANYPIDSNKVTLIGFSQGCILSYATALSYPNKIQRIVGISGYFNQEIAIEDYDQNIFNNLQIFASHGNVDQVVPVEWARKAQPILNNLGIKNVYKEYPVGHGVSPQNFYDFKNWLLETE
- a CDS encoding FKBP-type peptidyl-prolyl cis-trans isomerase, giving the protein MSKINRLIGVVLFVTSLVSCNKSDTPSLTPPKPYSEQIPGEILTIEKFFEDYHMDVDADKNIEFVKRTGSKANLASIKDQYAPKFKIVRYNDYDFKVYYINHNGGEELKPELARTPCPVDSVLVTYQGMLLNEKTGFDQEKISFNKYQSFDQAQNPVRLDLDKVIVGWTRMLSLMTPGTITVDPVTNVQSFKDFGAAVLFLPSGLGYYANSQANIPAYSPLIFNVKLISMKRKDHDFDGFTTLQEEYSFDMLNLNAPWINLKLDTDGDGYPNYLDRDDDNDGIFTKDEAIGDDNHNGIPNHLDKEDRRRK
- a CDS encoding dihydroorotase, with amino-acid sequence MNLIIRNARIIEKNHPLNKEITDIQISNGKIEKIGKNLPIPNDYEEITFPDLHISKGWIDTSVSLGEPGFEDRETISNGLRVASKSGFTAILLQPNSAPILDNQAQIYFVKEKASQSATNIYPIGALTKNSNGNDLAELVDMKNTGAIAFGDYNKNLDNANILKIALQYTQDFDGKVITYSMDSNIKGKGIVNEGIISTQLGLKGIPSLAEELIIARNLYILEYTGGKLHIPTLSTAYSVELIRQAKTKGLQVSCSVSVHHLILNDEILTSFDSNYRVTPPIRTEKDRKALIEGILDNTIDCITSDHNPIDIENKNLEFDLAKNGTIGLESCYSALETIFPTEVIVEKLTSGRKVFKIEESSIKEGEIANLTLFSPNKNWIFLKENILSKSKNSAFINQPMKGKVIGIINNNQFIKNE
- a CDS encoding ATP-binding protein — its product is MKYHKEIEARLTYNVLWARYYSYKNQKRKAEYFFEKSIQCGVTQKEDILDSYLAEVYSDYAVHFEKFTDYKKALKYQKLSSEYNKKVYSQTRSESVKNYEDAIKIKEYEGHISYIQKEKEEKELSLKKTYVIIVLFMIIVGFLIVLVYVLFKNNRSRRKSFIRLQRINNELEKARDKAEESTRIKSQFVSTITHELRTPLYGVIGISDLLADEYPEIRNSKYLESLKFSAQYLLSLVNDVLQIYKITEKKIILEKSSFSLWDKLEAIKNSFYMQCVNTKNEINLDIDYNIPERIIGDGLRLSQILMNLISNALKFTEKGTVDVKVRLINEIDSQLCLEFIVKDTGIGIAKENQERIFEEFVQIERREEDYQGTGLGLPIVKKLVALFGGSISLESEEGKGTKVIFQLNFEIDNQVFLPNLFVDKEGDSDFKILLAEDNKINQIVTEKILQSFGYQVVIANNGLETIEACKKEIFDIILLDINMPIYDGYEAATQIRNLNITTPIIALTAFDKFEIFDKCKNAGMNDVLVKPFEKEELLEMLNHYRVRK